In Citrus sinensis cultivar Valencia sweet orange chromosome 3, DVS_A1.0, whole genome shotgun sequence, the sequence CATGGTTGTCGCCATGGTCTGATGTTTTGTCTACACTTAATATCTTAGAAATCAAGGTCAAATTGAAGCGTTAGACCATTTCATTTGTGTTCTGCCATTTTTTATAAGCCTCGTATGATTAATTTCTACAAACATTAAATGGCAGCTGTggttaaaagttaaaatgtatatttattatcTTTAGTAATGAGAACATTAAAGAAAGAGTAAATGATATGGCAATTGGTGTTGTGAAATCAttccatttattattaaacacaAGATAATAATTGATTAGTGACACgtcttataaaataaaaattttaaattctaactttgtaagtatattaatacacttaaataaattatgtttcctatctatgtatatatatatatatatataattcttgtCATATTTGTCTTGATCTCaatacatttttcaaaaaaaaaaaattaataccaTTCTAGGGAAGTTGTATTTTATACTTTCATGTAAAATATGGTATATTTGTCTAAATGCTAATGGAGGTATATCTGTCTCAAGCATATACCTTTTAGGTATACGTTTGAATCTCATCTTTAGTGGTATGTAAACTTTCAGGCTATACCTGACGGATCTTTGGATTATACTACATATAGAGCATGAAGAATTCatagaaataaattcaaaagagaatttattattattatttttgtttatggtTGCTTTCGAGTCTAATGTATTATTGTGaactattttttcaattgacgATTCTCTGATTTTAACGGTCTAAAGATTAAAGTGAATCTAATGTTTGATTTATACgtgaataattatgtgttaTAAATTgtctcataaaattaaatccaatagaaagttatttattaaagtttttgaTAATCTGAACTTCAATGTATTTAACAGAGTGTGTGCCTTTAATGTATACAAATTTAAGagtaatttctattttttatgatgGACTAAAATAAGAATATCAAATGATAATAGGAAAGTTATACATATAATTGGTTATAGTCCCCAAATTACACGTAGAAATTCTATTCTTTTCTAACATTCTATCATCATAGAGAGTGTATAGAGGAAATTAAGAGATTTTTCTAAAGAACGTattgatttgaaaaacaaaccaCATAACTCTATAAAATAACTAAGTATTATGAATTTAAGTACGTTTTTAcctattcatttattaatttttggtaATACAACATGAATATTTCTAAGGGCTTAAGTGAtggtttttttaataaaaaaattaataagtagTATGAGCAATGATAACAGAAATCTCTCCTCGttgatttttcaagaaaaacttaTTTTCCTGTCTCGTGCAGTAGCATGCGTGGAATGTCACCTAATTAATCACGGAAAACGGGACCAAATGGGGTCCATGAATGAAAAATATCCAAGCATACTCTTCTACAATTTGCATATATAAAACCACATGCACATGCATAGATATAGTGATACCAAATcgctataaaaaaaataaataaaataaaaacttttctttccaCTTCTTTACAGAAATTGCGCGCACGAATTTACAAGTTTCTAGAATGTCaagatattaataattaagaataatctAATCATTACCAACCTCCCCAATCTTAAGCTAATACTTAAAGCTCGGATTTTCTTGTTTCAGTACTGCAGAGAGATTTcaaacctttttcattttgccgCATCTCATACTCCAAGAGGATGAATgtctaaaatttaatattaattaaattcttaaatgGCTTCATCATGACAATTAGGATGCTAATGCCGAATCAAACACATGCACCAATGCCTGCACCGAAAATTTATTCAGCTCGCAGCACGagtactaataattattttataactgAACTCAGCAACATTACTTAATTTGTCAGATTATCTCTTATCCATCCAGAGTGtgaaaaagattaattaattatgataacGAGTGGGACACCCATTAAACATACAAGTGGGATGAAGGGAAATTTTAGGTGAAGAAAAGCTTAATGCTGAACAACAGCAGAAGCACTACATATATATCATCACATGGATGATCAAAAATGGAGGACAGCAGAAGCACACTAACATATAGGCATGTAGTGTAACTATTCAACCACTTTGTGGGGGAACCCTTCATGCGCCCCTCAATAGAAGTTCccttttgaaataaaaagtacaCTGCACACTCTGCAGCAAACGCGCTTTTGGACCCCATTCCCATTCCTATATATAAATACCCATCTTGCCTTGCATATCAAACCATCCTTCGTGGGACTTGAAAACATAGTAACATACATTCTCATGGCTACCCACAAGTTTGCTAGTGCTGTTTTCTTCGTGTTACTAGGTTTAGGTTTAACTTGTGCCGCAAGAAACCTCTATTCtcttgaagaagaagttaCCCACACTGTAACAACTGGACATGGCGTTGGAGCAGGTGCTGGTGTTGGTGTTGTTGTAGGCCTCGGTGGTGGTGggggcggcggcggcggctcTGGTGGAGGTGGTGGATATGGAGCTGCGGGGGACCATGGTGCTGCTGGATATGGAGGCGGAGCTGGCGGTGGAGAAGGCGGTGGTGCTGGCTATGGAGGTTTGGCGGGACACGGTGGTGGTGGAGGAGGCGGCAATGGGggtggcggcggcggcggAAGTGCGGGTGAAGCTGCTGGATATGGAAGCGGTGGTGGTGCTGGTGCTGGATACGGTGGAGAACATGGGGCTGGATATGGTGGCGGCGGTGGTGGTGGaagtggtggtggtggaggtgCTGCCGCTGGTGGTGCTGGATacggtggtggtggtggtgaagGAAAAGGTGCAGGAGGCGGGTATGGTGCTGGTGGTGCTGGAGGAGGAGGTGGTGGAAGCGGGGGAGGTGGTGGCAGCGGTTATGGTGCCGGAGGAGCACATGGAGGTGGTTACGGTGGTGGTGGAGGATCAGGAGGGGGTTATGGTGGTGGAGCTGGTGCTGCTGGAGGAGGCGGCGGCGGGGGCGGTTctggcggcggcggcggcggagGATATGGTGCAGGAGGTGCACATGGGGGCGGATATGGTGCCGGAGGAGGTGAAGGCGGTGGGCATGGTGGTGGCTATGCCCCTTGAGAATATCTTCTCATCTCTACTGCACTCACTACCACCTAATTTACtctaatattaagaaaaataagattattatgatttatgggccaaaaaaaccaaaaaagaaaaaaaaaaaattcatatcacGTAATGTAAGAAGCTATGGATGCCAACTGAATGCTGCCAGAAGTTGTATCATATGATATTAATATCAAAGTTCAGCTGGTTCCTAGCTATTCAGCTGGTTGCTGGCTATTTGTGAGTTTCTTATTCGGATATGTCATGTGAAGAACGTGGAaaggaataaaattaaacaagtgaGTTGTGCTCAAATAATGCAAAACAGAAATCATAATAATGGTAACATACATACCTCTATCAATCTCTCATAGAACCTGCTGTATAAGTAATAATCCTTGCAGcctttacccaaaaaaaaaaaaaaagggaaattagTACACTTTAATATGAGActacataattataattatatttatatttgccTTCATTTCCGTCGAggtttacccaaaaaaaaaaaaaaaaaaaattgctttgtATCTCTCTTCTTAGTTCATCAAAAGTTAAGCTGTGTTGTATTTGATTTACGTCCATGAATATATAGGAGGGTTCTGTGGCTTCATATCAGTCCCTAAGACAAAATTGTGAATGCAGCCACATCATATTAATTGAAGAAAGTCTTTGGGAATACTTCTTTACGCAATTTCTTTATGATGGGCATATATTAACGGACTCTTTACCGAGTGATACTCAAATAAACATAagaatagaattaaaaaaagatgtaGAAAACCCATTTCTTCGGAAAGTCGAACAAAAAAATGCATTGCTCATTTGCTTTCGTCCTCGTGGTTTTGAAGTCTTGGATAGAATAACGTAGTCAGTCTCTTGAAAAAGGAATCCTCAGAGCCTATCAGTGGCGATTCTGGCGAAGCTATGAGCTTTACTTCAACCCgcttaaactaaaataatattttagagaTTAATGTGAAcattgtttatttcattaaagattcatttttgttttaattaagaaCCAATCGAAAacatttatcttattaattagggattataaaaaaatatgtcaaaacttgaaatctaaaataaaagtaattccTAGTAGCCACAACTAGCCCTCTCCATCATTCGCCTTTGGAGCCTACTGTTAGAATTAATAGTGTGTTTAccaattgataatttaaatgagctgaaataaaaaaaaaaaaagaataagttGTTTGCTTAAGTTGTAAGAACTGAAATTAGAATGAGATACATTTTCATTAATGTGTTTAGTTTATCTTAGAATTAGAATGAACTgttgtaaattattaaatgctCGTAGTTAATTGTTGTACTTAATGtaataagaataagaataaaaataataacaataataataataataataataataacaatagttaataataattaaactaataaaatcactaaattttaacaatagtaatattaataaaatcaataaattttaataatattattgtaaaaataacaacaatgacattaataaataataattactataataataataataatcataatcataataatgataataataattattataacaattattataataatattattattatattattaatcataaataataaagaaccTACTTggtaaatattacaaaatttctaggtattttaaaattgatataaCTGTTGTGATGAACTGGTAGTTCAATAAGTGCAAAGTTATTACCTGCTCTGACATGAAGAATTTACATATGAGGGTAATgaatacatattaaattatagaaaattcacaaaaaatttagttatagAGTTAGAAGATTCTATTGattcttgatttttgtttaaattaagttAAGATGGATTTATGGAAATAAATCATTTGTGAATTCTCAACTTGAAATAGTCTTCCCATCACGAGGGGTAGAAAAGCTATACATGATGTACGACTTGATTTCATGATAATGGTATGTATCATTTtatctcatattaatattgatgcaattaatttgaatttgaagttCAAAAGGATTATTGTGCAATGCAttgttgataaatttattgatatgtgaaattgagaaaattaCGAAGAGATTATGACTATGGGTTGATATATATGATGGCCTTGAAGGACAAAATGGTAATacaagtaaatatatatatgaacatTTGAAGCGTGTGATAGATCCATTagtataaaaatttacttcCCTGGAagttaacataaaataatttggtgGTCCTGAAGAGACCTTATTTGCATGTATAACATATttgatttcaataatttaattattgaatatatTGCCTTTAAAGAATCATATTAATCAACAAGTAAATGAATCTCAATTACCCTTGAAAAGGAATAtagtgagaaaaaaaaaaggattcaaattatcttataaaaagCACACATGCAAATTACAAGAGATAAATCTATAGCCCTTGTAGAGGCATATGTAAGGAAGCTTTGAAAAATCTCATTGCGCATAcatattgaaaaatgaaaatatttaatcaagaaTATCCACTTGctacaagagaaaaattaaaattgacatAAGATTGtcgttaataaaaaattagttgttatcataatttcatgatCCTGATCATAAAATGTGAAGAGCATCAAATTATTTGATcagccaaaaataaaaatatttggactTGTACTCCATACGCTAGATGTAAAGTTAATTAGCAAAATATAAAGAACTTTGAACTTGTAATCCATATGCCTGaagtcataaaatttattgacaaAATGTGAACTAGAACTGTAATAtgtcataattaaaatagaagaatttatgaatttatccTTGAATGATAAAATACTTGAAACAAGTATGTGAAGTGTTAAATCAAAAGGCGCGCACCTTATATACTCTTGGCAAAATTGTAATCATACTTATGTATATTATAACAATCAGGAGTTATGAACCATAATGGGTTtgccaaaaatttattataagagaAATATATATGTCATTATTCACTttgcaatttgaattttattgaaatgatTGAATTCTAGATTTGCAATCTCAACAATTACATTGAGATGATTTGATTCTTAAGATAACTCTTGGAGGATGACTAATTACTATTTgagaacaaaattcaaaatataaaaaattctcGAGATGAAGAAATTAGCATTAATCTAAGGATTAAATACTTGCATGGCATATGATATAAATATTGAAGCATTTCatattagaaatttaatatgataattatcattttcttcctcTACAGTAAAAATGTTGTTTTGGGTCCTAAGGTACCGTAATATATTGCAAAGTATCTTGTACCAAATTGCAAATTATATGATATCGCATTCTTGCAATTGCCTTGTATAAAATTGtagacataaaaataatgtgaaacATAAAGTTTATCCAAATTCTATTATCAATACAAGTTTTAGAAGGATGGTGTCAATCCTGTAGATTGTTTTGCCAAAGTTTAACAATATATGATTGATCATTGAAGCACTTATGTCATTTTAAGGGGGAGTATATTTATCAATGGGGGTTGTTGATATGGAGGACTACATGCATTATCTCTTTTTGTCCTGTCGGGTTTTCCTAGTAAGACTTTAATAAGGTAGTTTGTACCTCCTTAAGATACAAATGAATTgtgtattatttttcctttactaTTCTTTTTCATATATGATTTTCACTATTAAAGGTTTTAATAAAGCATATTCTTTGCATAGTAAACATCAGAGGAGAGTGTTATTAAGTAATCATAATTATATGGATGTTCGTCaaatcacctttttttttatatatatatacataggGACTCCTCAAAGGGAGTTAAGATAAAACAAACCGAAGATAGGCAACACCATACATATCATGGAGAATAATGTGATTAATGGAAGCTGAAGgggaattaaaaatatggagACCCAAAGGTAGAGAGTGTGCATAATCAAAgcaacattttatttctttatcaaACAACTTTTTGTCTACTATATATAACTCCTGTCATAATTACTTATGACTAATTATATATCTATTTACTGttcatttgtaaaattatataactaCAAAAGAAGaactcattttcttatttgtaCACACTTAAGAGTGAATAAAAGCAATATCTGGACTATTGTTGCATCActtgtttgctctctctttttctctgacAATGTTGTGTTTctaattgataaatataaatatatatatatattattaacgtaagagataaattaaaagataagaaatagactatttacaatttttttgacaatatattaaaatttgtattttttttgtcctttaGCTTATCTTTAGGGATCTCTAGTGTGgctaaaaagaaataatcagtTTAATTCGATTTAAAACTAAACACTCATCGTTAGGAATCCCTTgtatatgtatacatatataatccTTCTTTAATGAGGACAAAAGTTAAGATGtctgtaaaatataaaaaaaaagagtaaaatttaatatattagagattgtattttttatttgttaatgacatctttattttaataaaatgaagatgCTATTATTGGAGATTTCTAggtggagagagagagagacaacAACGCTCGCTCATGTCAAAATCTGGGCCGTCCAACTGTGGATCCCAGATCTTCACGCAAAAAATCATAAAGTGTTCTTTACGTCTTTGTTTCTCAAATCTCTAGTCAAATATTTTATcagaattttattttgctttatttaagTGGTGGGTGCCCATACTAGTCAGCCACCtttagggtgtgtttggcAGCCCTCATTACATAGTATTAGGACTCCTCATAACATTAAAGTTTTCGAATATCATGTTTGGTGACTATTCTTCACTGTATTTTAATGTGGTCAAAAGAAGCTTGTAATGCGGTCAAACCCGCATAAAATAAATCCGCATGAGAGTCGGGTTTACACgggtttgtaattattttgagaCCAAAAATATTTCGCTTTCATTTTCGTTCTCCTTCTCTGTGTAGTGGCTCGCCTGCATCTCCACACATCCACTCCACAAATCTCAACTCCACACCACCACTGCCTCAAACACCACAAGCTCCATGTGATCTGCCTTTATACCGCCATTGTCTCACGATACCACCGTCTTCGCTATCTACCTCCACGACGTGCGAGACTACTGCGCGGCATGCCTTCGCGACACTCCACCACCATGCTCCTCTGCCTTCATCATGCCGTCGTGCCTTCGTCATTTTTGAAACTGTGAGGGTCTTATCTTTGTGTTAGTATGTTAGATCATG encodes:
- the LOC107177229 gene encoding glycine-rich cell wall structural protein 1.8-like, which produces MATHKFASAVFFVLLGLGLTCAARNLYSLEEEVTHTVTTGHGVGAGAGVGVVVGLGGGGGGGGGSGGGGGYGAAGDHGAAGYGGGAGGGEGGGAGYGGLAGHGGGGGGGNGGGGGGGSAGEAAGYGSGGGAGAGYGGEHGAGYGGGGGGGSGGGGGAAAGGAGYGGGGGEGKGAGGGYGAGGAGGGGGGSGGGGGSGYGAGGAHGGGYGGGGGSGGGYGGGAGAAGGGGGGGGSGGGGGGGYGAGGAHGGGYGAGGGEGGGHGGGYAP